Proteins found in one Pieris napi chromosome 6, ilPieNapi1.2, whole genome shotgun sequence genomic segment:
- the LOC125050494 gene encoding proteasome subunit beta type-3: MSILAYNGGAVVAMKGQDCVAIATDKRYGIQAQTVSANFPKVFQMGPTLYVGLPGLATDTQTVFQRLKFRMNLYELKENRMMKPKTFSAMLSNLLYERRFGPYFIEPVIAGLDPYTSEPYVCNMDLIGCPNEPEDFVVSGTCSEQLYGMCEALWEPNLKPDELFETISQALVNAADRDAISGWGAVVYIVEKDKITEKHVKTRMD, translated from the exons ATG TCGATATTAGCCTACAATGGTGGTGCTGTGGTTGCAATGAAAGGCCAGGACTGCGTTGCTATTGCAACCGACAAGCGATATGGTATTCAAGCCCAAACGGTATCAGCCAATTTTCCGAAAGTATTTCAAATGGGGCCAACTCTATATGTTGGTTTGCCAGGGCTTGCTACAGACACACAAACAGTGTTTCAAAGGCTTAAGTTTAG AATGAATTTATATGAGCTGAAAGAAAATAGAATGATGAAACCGAAGACATTCTCTGCAATGCTCTCTAACCTCTTATATGAGAGGAGGTTTGGTCCATACTTCATTGAACCTGTCATTGCAGGCTTAGACCCATACACTTCTGAACCCTATGTCTGTAATATGGATCTG attGGGTGTCCCAATGAACCTGAGGATTTTGTAGTATCAGGAACTTGCTCGGAGCAACTCTATGGTATGTGTGAGGCCCTTTGGGAACCAAACTTGAAACCAGATGAATTGTTTGAAACCATCTCACAG GCTCTGGTTAATGCTGCTGATCGTGATGCAATTTCTGGTTGGGGTGCTGTCGTATACATTGTTGAGAAAGATAAAATCACTGAGAAGCATGTAAAGACAAGGATggattag
- the LOC125050493 gene encoding beta-ureidopropionase-like: MDRSLDKILKEKLSDINLNEFNKIYYGSENCELKLKDATKLAREIHNFEVDGYSFKAAREELREPRTIRLGLIQHSIVLSTDKSINEQRSAIFDKVRTIIEVAASEGARILCLQETWSMPFFLCTRQKEAWSGFAESAKDGPSTRFLSEFAKKYEVVIISPILEIDENGVWWNTAVVINERGEYLGKHRKNHLPSVGSFNETNYYSPGNTGHPVFETKYAKIAVNICYGRHHALNWLMFGLNGAEIVFNPSATISEFGESFWGIEARNAAIANGFYTCSVNRVGTEMFTVNDKEITRSYYGSSYVTAPDGSRTPMLSRNKDGLLIMEIDLNLCRQVKDRWGFNMTSRLDMYVECLKNSTENAN, from the coding sequence ATGGATCGTTCTCTTGACAAaatattgaaagaaaaattatctgacattaatttaaacgagtttaataaaatatattacggaAGTGAGAATTGTGAACTAAAGCTGAAAGATGCTACAAAATTGGCAAgggaaatacataattttgaaGTAGATGGATACTCTTTTAAAGCAGCCAGAGAGGAACTTAGAGAACCGAGAACTATAAGACTTGGTTTAATACAACATTCTATTGTCTTGTCGACTGATAAATCTATCAATGAACAAAGGTCAGCCATATTCGATAAAGTACGGACAATAATAGAGGTAGCAGCCTCAGAAGGGGCACGTATATTGTGCCTACAAGAAACCTGGTCAATGCCATTCTTTTTGTGCACTAGGCAAAAAGAAGCATGGTCTGGTTTTGCAGAGTCAGCTAAGGATGGCCCAAGCACAAGGTTTTTGAGTGAATTTGCTAAAAAGTATGAAGTGGTAATTATATCCCCTATCTTAGAAATCGATGAAAACGGTGTTTGGTGGAATACAGCTGTTGTAATTAACGAAAGAGGTGAGTATTTGGGAAAACATCGCAAGAATCATTTGCCAAGTGTGGGAAGCTTCAATGAAACGAACTATTATTCGCCTGGCAATACCGGTCATCCTGTTTTTGAGACAAAATATGCTAAAATTGCTGTAAACATCTGCTATGGTCGACATCATGCACTTAATTGGCTAATGTTTGGTTTAAACGGTGCAGAAATAGTTTTCAATCCTTCCGCAACTATTTCCGAATTCGGGGAGTCGTTTTGGGGTATAGAAGCTAGAAATGCAGCAATCGCCAATGGGTTTTATACATGTAGTGTCAATAGGGTTGGCACAGAGATGTTTACTGTAAATGACAAGGAGATAACCAGGTCGTATTATGGCTCAAGTTACGTAACAGCGCCAGATGGGTCTAGAACGCCAATGCTATCTAGAAACAAAGATGGCTTACTTATAAtggaaattgatttaaatctTTGTAGACAAGTTAAAGACCGATGGGGTTTTAATATGACTTCTCGTTTAGATATGTACGTTGAATGTCTTAAAAACTCTACTGAAAACGCAAATTAA